A region of Streptomyces sp. WMMC500 DNA encodes the following proteins:
- a CDS encoding roadblock/LC7 domain-containing protein yields the protein MSESLDWLLANFVQQVASARSAVVASTDGVRMHAHDLDTAAADRLAAVATGLFSLGAGIGTGTARGVRQVLVEHEDVVLCVMAAGPGAVLAVLAEPDADLGVIGYEMGQLVKRVPTHLTSPARTAAAAAPGPVR from the coding sequence GTGAGCGAAAGCCTCGACTGGCTTCTGGCCAACTTCGTCCAGCAGGTCGCCAGCGCCCGCAGCGCCGTCGTCGCCTCGACGGACGGCGTGCGGATGCACGCCCACGACCTCGACACCGCCGCCGCCGACCGGCTCGCCGCGGTGGCGACCGGGCTCTTCTCGCTCGGCGCCGGCATCGGCACCGGCACCGCCCGCGGGGTGCGCCAGGTGCTCGTCGAGCACGAGGACGTCGTGCTGTGCGTGATGGCCGCGGGCCCCGGCGCCGTGCTGGCGGTGCTCGCCGAGCCGGACGCGGACCTGGGCGTGATCGGCTACGAGATGGGCCAGTTGGTCAAGCGCGTGCCGACGCACCTCACCTCGCCCGCGCGGACGGCCGCGGCCGCGGCCCCGGGCCCCGTACGGTGA
- a CDS encoding DUF742 domain-containing protein, whose protein sequence is MTSYDDAPWVEDGAPRLRPYAVTGGRTAPTRRLALETLVMAARTLPRVPLTPEHDETLRECRAGPRSVAEVAGRLGLPVAVTKILLCDLLDTCALILTAPAAPPDPTDPYLLEKVLVGLRNL, encoded by the coding sequence ATGACGTCGTACGACGACGCTCCCTGGGTGGAGGACGGCGCTCCGCGGTTACGCCCGTACGCGGTGACCGGCGGGCGGACCGCGCCGACCCGCCGGCTGGCCCTGGAGACCCTGGTCATGGCCGCGCGGACGCTGCCCAGGGTGCCGCTGACGCCGGAGCACGACGAGACGCTGCGGGAGTGCCGCGCGGGCCCGCGCTCGGTGGCGGAGGTGGCCGGCCGGCTCGGGCTGCCGGTGGCGGTCACCAAGATCCTCCTCTGCGACCTGCTCGACACCTGCGCGCTCATCCTGACGGCGCCGGCGGCCCCGCCCGACCCCACCGACCCTTACCTACTGGAGAAGGTCCTTGTCGGACTACGCAACCTCTGA
- a CDS encoding acyl-CoA dehydrogenase family protein, translating into MDGYFLTERHIRLREEVRAYAEREVRPRVAGMEESRSVQFELSRDIARQGWLGVTVEAEYGGMDRGHLAKTIVIEELSRVSAAMGAMVQASQLGVAKIVHFGSSVQKKTWLPLISAGVCMPTIAVTEPTSGSHVLGMSATAERVGDEYVVNGRKVFVGNSHVGDLHGIVVRTGPGSKGLSALLVEADRPGCMLGPHRPSMGLHGFSFGEVIFDNCRVPVSNLLGQEGDGLSVAYSSSVLYGRPNLTAVALGIHRALVEETTAFAARQIRYGRPLAELATVKQKLGEMQSRLMTARLAAYHATHLLDRGLPCDAELQNAKLVNVESSLDSARTAMEVHGACGLYPEMAVERYLRDAYHVLPPAGTSDVQRLRLAEVALGADHEPWSARLAPHALASRQVV; encoded by the coding sequence ATGGACGGTTACTTCCTCACGGAGCGTCATATACGGCTCAGGGAGGAGGTCCGCGCCTACGCGGAGCGCGAGGTCCGCCCCCGTGTGGCGGGAATGGAGGAGTCGCGCAGCGTGCAGTTCGAGCTGTCCCGCGACATCGCCAGGCAGGGCTGGCTCGGCGTCACCGTCGAGGCCGAGTACGGCGGGATGGACCGGGGGCACCTCGCCAAAACGATCGTGATCGAGGAGCTTTCGCGCGTGAGCGCCGCCATGGGCGCGATGGTGCAGGCGTCGCAGCTCGGCGTCGCGAAGATCGTGCACTTCGGCAGCTCCGTGCAGAAGAAGACGTGGCTGCCGCTGATCTCCGCCGGCGTCTGCATGCCGACCATAGCCGTCACGGAACCCACCTCCGGCAGCCACGTGCTGGGGATGTCGGCGACCGCGGAGCGCGTCGGCGACGAGTACGTCGTCAACGGCCGCAAGGTGTTCGTCGGCAACAGCCACGTCGGCGACCTGCACGGCATCGTGGTACGCACCGGGCCCGGCTCCAAGGGCCTGTCGGCGCTGCTCGTGGAGGCCGACCGGCCGGGGTGCATGCTCGGTCCGCACCGGCCCTCCATGGGGCTGCACGGCTTCAGCTTCGGCGAGGTGATCTTCGACAACTGCCGGGTGCCGGTGTCGAACCTGCTGGGGCAGGAGGGCGACGGGCTCTCTGTCGCGTACTCCTCCAGCGTCCTGTACGGCAGGCCCAATCTCACCGCCGTCGCCCTCGGCATCCACCGCGCGCTGGTGGAGGAGACCACCGCCTTCGCCGCGCGGCAGATCCGCTACGGCCGCCCGCTGGCGGAGCTGGCCACGGTCAAGCAGAAGCTGGGCGAGATGCAGTCGCGGCTGATGACCGCCCGGCTTGCGGCGTACCACGCGACGCACCTGCTGGACCGCGGGCTGCCGTGCGACGCCGAGCTGCAGAACGCCAAGCTGGTCAACGTCGAGTCCTCGCTCGACTCGGCCCGTACGGCGATGGAGGTGCACGGCGCCTGCGGGCTCTACCCCGAGATGGCCGTGGAGCGGTATCTGCGCGACGCGTACCACGTGTTACCGCCGGCGGGCACGTCCGACGTGCAGCGGCTGCGGCTGGCGGAGGTGGCGCTCGGCGCGGACCACGAGCCGTGGTCCGCGCGCCTCGCGCCGCACGCGCTGGCGTCCCGCCAGGTGGTGTGA
- a CDS encoding ATP/GTP-binding protein, with product MSDYATSDDSFVPLKIVIAGGFGVGKTTLVGAVSEIPPLTTEETLTAASVDHDSLDGVPEKDATTVAMDFGRITLSAHRMMLLLFGTPGQKRFWFMWDHLASGAIGAVVLADTRRLADCFAAVEYFERRGLPFVVGVNEFDDAYHYTPEEVKAALHLRSDTPVMCCDARATNSARQLLIKLVEHAHARSVAARAGAPAAPEPEAGAVSASESAQPVPTSPPRSPA from the coding sequence TTGTCGGACTACGCAACCTCTGACGACTCCTTCGTCCCGCTGAAGATCGTGATAGCCGGCGGGTTCGGGGTCGGCAAGACCACGCTGGTCGGTGCGGTGAGCGAGATCCCGCCGCTGACGACCGAGGAGACCCTGACCGCCGCGAGCGTCGACCACGACAGCCTGGACGGCGTGCCGGAGAAGGACGCGACCACGGTCGCGATGGACTTCGGCCGCATCACGCTCAGCGCGCACCGCATGATGCTGCTGCTGTTCGGCACGCCGGGCCAGAAGCGGTTCTGGTTCATGTGGGACCACCTCGCGAGCGGCGCCATCGGCGCCGTCGTCCTCGCCGACACCCGGCGGCTCGCGGACTGCTTCGCGGCCGTCGAGTACTTCGAGCGGCGCGGCCTGCCCTTCGTGGTCGGCGTCAACGAGTTCGACGACGCCTACCACTACACCCCGGAAGAGGTGAAGGCCGCGCTCCATCTGCGCAGCGACACCCCGGTGATGTGCTGCGACGCCCGCGCCACCAACTCGGCGCGCCAGCTCCTGATCAAGCTGGTCGAGCACGCGCACGCCCGGTCCGTGGCGGCCAGGGCCGGGGCCCCGGCGGCACCGGAGCCCGAGGCCGGGGCGGTGTCCGCGTCCGAGTCCGCACAGCCCGTGCCCACCTCCCCACCGAGGAGCCCCGCATGA
- a CDS encoding NUDIX domain-containing protein, producing MIAPVPVDAALLQALTAGADADGITKHVVGAVLADPTGRVLLLHRPEDEYLGGLWELPSGGVEPGETLTAALDREVAEETGLTITGISSYLGHFDYLSGSGRRTRQFNFAATVAGSEVRLTEHDFHEWAGTTGQHKTSEAVQTVLAAWHQLAA from the coding sequence GTGATCGCACCTGTACCCGTCGACGCTGCCCTGCTCCAGGCACTCACCGCCGGCGCCGACGCCGACGGCATCACCAAGCACGTCGTCGGCGCCGTCCTGGCGGACCCCACCGGCCGGGTCCTGCTCCTGCACCGGCCGGAGGACGAGTACCTCGGAGGGCTGTGGGAACTGCCCTCCGGCGGCGTCGAACCCGGTGAGACCCTCACCGCCGCCCTGGACCGGGAAGTGGCTGAGGAGACGGGTCTGACCATCACCGGCATCAGCAGCTACCTGGGCCATTTCGACTACCTGTCGGGCAGCGGGCGAAGGACCAGGCAGTTCAACTTCGCCGCCACGGTGGCCGGCTCCGAGGTACGGCTCACCGAACACGACTTCCACGAATGGGCCGGCACCACCGGGCAGCACAAGACTTCCGAAGCCGTCCAGACAGTCCTGGCCGCCTGGCACCAGCTCGCGGCCTGA
- a CDS encoding GAF domain-containing protein, producing MTTFDYHTARHLMTDGEQDQELERRKQRLHELGLGDNPDPEFDAFAARLAEGAAALAQLGGTPYAMVNLITDHQYFTGLYAPPADWADPSLAEQPGKPGVSRIMDRDHGYCPHVVGRRTALVLPDVCAYPRFAGNPVVDQIGIRTYMGAPLIDPVTDVTLGTVCVVDTEPRPWGRQAQQGLEFIKTQARSLMEILEERSRTAS from the coding sequence ATGACGACCTTCGACTACCACACCGCCCGCCATCTGATGACCGACGGGGAGCAGGACCAGGAGCTGGAGCGGCGCAAGCAGCGGCTGCACGAACTCGGCCTGGGCGACAACCCGGACCCGGAGTTCGACGCCTTCGCCGCCCGCCTCGCCGAGGGTGCCGCCGCACTGGCCCAACTGGGCGGAACCCCGTACGCGATGGTCAACCTCATCACCGACCACCAGTACTTCACCGGCCTGTACGCGCCGCCCGCCGACTGGGCCGACCCCAGCCTCGCCGAGCAGCCCGGCAAGCCGGGGGTCAGCCGGATCATGGACCGCGACCACGGGTACTGCCCGCACGTCGTCGGCCGGCGCACCGCGCTGGTGCTGCCCGACGTGTGCGCGTACCCCCGCTTCGCGGGCAACCCGGTGGTGGACCAGATCGGCATCCGCACCTACATGGGCGCGCCGCTCATCGACCCGGTGACGGACGTGACGCTGGGCACGGTGTGCGTGGTGGACACCGAGCCGCGCCCGTGGGGGCGGCAGGCGCAGCAGGGGCTGGAGTTCATCAAGACCCAGGCCCGTTCGCTGATGGAGATCCTGGAGGAGCGCAGCCGGACGGCGAGCTGA
- a CDS encoding FAD-binding oxidoreductase: MVIGAGVIGTALAAQLGDGETGGGRPAQVWLLDGGEPGAGTTASSMAWINAHSKSPRHYHELAVSGMRAHAALARRTGPAAYGRGEGAGPGWYRPGGALRWASGGEGLDQLRRTVARLKDWGYAAEWIPVTRARELEPALRIEDAARVAYFPDEAAVDPQPLVAHLLATARARGVHVRTGEDARVVAVDTAGGRVRGVRCAGGETVPADVAVCCAGWRTPAVAALAGAYVPLVPGDAPGSEAPTLLAHLRPGADAGPPLTRMVLSPRLHARPLAGGRVYLEALDLNDEVDRHTPADRVTALARELHARARDMLPAVARTAGLVAARVCTRPLPPDDNSIVGPHAEAEGLYTVVTHSGMTLSLRLGELVARELLTGREAPELAPYRPARFVRR, translated from the coding sequence GTGGTGATCGGTGCAGGCGTGATCGGTACGGCGCTGGCGGCGCAACTCGGGGACGGGGAGACGGGCGGCGGCAGACCCGCGCAGGTGTGGCTGCTCGACGGCGGCGAGCCGGGGGCGGGGACCACGGCCAGCTCCATGGCCTGGATCAACGCCCACTCCAAGTCCCCGCGGCACTACCACGAGCTGGCGGTCTCGGGCATGCGCGCCCACGCCGCCCTCGCGCGGCGGACCGGCCCGGCGGCGTACGGCCGGGGCGAGGGCGCGGGACCCGGCTGGTACCGGCCCGGCGGTGCCCTGCGGTGGGCCTCCGGCGGGGAGGGGCTCGACCAGCTCCGCCGGACCGTCGCGCGGCTCAAGGACTGGGGGTACGCGGCGGAGTGGATCCCCGTGACGCGCGCCCGGGAGCTGGAGCCCGCGCTGCGCATCGAGGACGCCGCCCGGGTGGCGTACTTCCCCGACGAGGCCGCCGTCGACCCGCAGCCGCTCGTCGCCCACCTCCTCGCGACCGCCCGCGCCCGCGGCGTCCACGTCCGTACCGGCGAGGACGCCCGCGTCGTGGCCGTCGACACCGCCGGCGGCCGGGTGCGCGGCGTGCGGTGCGCCGGGGGCGAGACGGTGCCGGCGGACGTCGCGGTGTGCTGCGCCGGGTGGCGTACGCCCGCGGTCGCCGCGCTGGCCGGCGCGTACGTGCCGCTGGTGCCCGGCGACGCGCCGGGGTCCGAGGCGCCGACGCTGCTGGCCCACCTCCGGCCGGGCGCGGACGCCGGACCGCCGCTGACCCGCATGGTGCTCAGCCCGCGCCTGCACGCCCGGCCGCTCGCCGGCGGGCGCGTCTACCTGGAGGCGCTGGACCTCAACGACGAGGTGGACCGGCACACGCCCGCCGACCGCGTCACCGCGCTCGCCCGCGAACTCCACGCCCGCGCCCGCGACATGCTGCCCGCCGTCGCCCGGACGGCGGGGCTCGTCGCCGCCCGGGTGTGCACGCGCCCGCTGCCGCCGGACGACAACTCCATCGTGGGGCCGCACGCCGAGGCCGAGGGGCTGTACACGGTCGTGACGCACAGCGGCATGACGCTGTCCCTGCGGCTGGGGGAGCTGGTGGCGCGGGAGTTGCTGACCGGCCGGGAGGCGCCGGAGCTGGCGCCGTACCGGCCCGCCCGGTTCGTCCGCCGCTGA
- a CDS encoding ATP-binding protein, with protein MSDHPAPAGNDGPRQGRFPSRRRRAGRALRARLWRVTLLPVTAALLVGGATTYAALIGGSTSAETRMIIGAGVLAVVGITVLAILRIGALADALDAEEDARAESHVELTALLEAAQGELLRLVDQAQRGERPEPDALSLSTAAPAPRAAAEVTPESLERLVHATVHAALKAVVDVSSRGRIEVFVNLARRLQNLVIRSLDELDGLEKQVEDPDLLHGLFQLDHLVTRLRRQVESLAILGGAVPRRISRPMPVNAVLRSAVSEVEDYGRVKLVPPMTGVLEGAVAPDVIHLIAELVENAAGFSPPETKVELRVEPAAAGLVVEIDDRGLGLQAETQDRMNTLLSRATPQAVDEQIKDGRIGLLVVAHLARRHRIPVQLQRNVYGGCRATVLLPNALLMDPEEKRERPGAAEAAERPAPAVAGTAAAPLPARTANGVARQPQQGAHELTGAHRSTGAPEVTGAAGARAAGAHEATGAHRMTGTYETTGAAEATGAHEATGAHRIAASHQTAGAYDGTPAHDGTEYESTAPYESAAAHERTPAHPAPGAGHPDTAPHPSGPAAGYTPRHAAPAPGQRPPLPERSGSHLVPELRREPGVPGAAPGSPAGYALTGGGTPTPARPAAPLNTGLMASFTAGSRAAEDGDQRAVDEYPGPAPTPQQHRSTEGPSS; from the coding sequence ATGTCCGACCACCCCGCTCCCGCCGGGAACGACGGCCCCCGCCAGGGCCGGTTCCCCTCCCGGCGGCGCCGCGCGGGCCGTGCCCTGCGCGCCCGGCTCTGGCGGGTCACGCTGCTGCCGGTGACCGCCGCGCTGCTGGTGGGCGGCGCCACGACGTACGCCGCGCTCATAGGCGGGTCGACGAGCGCCGAGACCCGCATGATCATCGGTGCCGGAGTGCTGGCCGTGGTGGGCATCACGGTCCTGGCGATACTCCGCATCGGCGCGCTCGCCGACGCCCTCGACGCCGAGGAGGACGCCCGCGCGGAAAGCCACGTGGAGCTGACCGCGCTCCTCGAGGCCGCGCAGGGCGAGCTGCTGCGCCTGGTCGACCAGGCGCAGCGCGGCGAACGCCCGGAGCCCGACGCGCTGTCGCTCTCCACGGCCGCCCCCGCTCCCCGCGCCGCCGCCGAGGTCACCCCCGAGTCGCTGGAGCGGCTGGTGCACGCCACCGTGCACGCCGCGCTCAAGGCCGTCGTCGACGTCTCCTCCCGCGGCCGCATCGAGGTCTTCGTCAACCTCGCCCGCCGGCTGCAGAACCTCGTCATCCGCTCCCTGGACGAGCTGGACGGGCTGGAGAAGCAGGTCGAGGACCCGGACCTGCTGCACGGCCTCTTCCAGCTCGACCACCTCGTCACCCGGCTGCGCCGCCAGGTGGAGAGCCTGGCGATCCTCGGCGGCGCCGTGCCGCGCCGCATCAGCCGGCCGATGCCCGTGAACGCCGTGCTGCGCTCGGCGGTCTCGGAGGTCGAGGACTACGGGCGCGTCAAGCTGGTGCCGCCGATGACCGGCGTGCTGGAGGGTGCCGTCGCCCCCGACGTCATCCACCTGATCGCCGAACTGGTCGAGAACGCGGCCGGGTTCTCCCCGCCGGAGACCAAGGTCGAGCTGCGGGTCGAGCCGGCCGCGGCCGGCCTCGTCGTGGAGATCGACGACCGCGGGCTCGGGCTCCAGGCCGAGACGCAGGACCGGATGAACACTCTGCTGAGCCGGGCCACGCCGCAGGCCGTGGACGAGCAGATCAAGGACGGCCGCATCGGCCTCCTCGTGGTCGCCCACCTCGCGCGCCGGCACCGGATCCCCGTCCAGCTCCAGCGCAACGTCTACGGCGGCTGCCGCGCCACCGTGCTGCTGCCCAACGCGCTGCTGATGGACCCCGAGGAGAAGCGCGAACGCCCCGGCGCCGCCGAGGCCGCCGAGCGCCCCGCGCCCGCCGTCGCGGGCACCGCCGCGGCGCCGCTGCCCGCCCGGACCGCCAACGGGGTGGCACGGCAGCCGCAGCAGGGTGCCCACGAGCTCACGGGCGCCCACCGGAGCACCGGCGCGCCGGAGGTCACGGGTGCCGCGGGTGCGCGGGCCGCGGGTGCGCACGAGGCCACGGGTGCACACCGCATGACCGGTACGTACGAGACGACGGGTGCGGCCGAGGCCACGGGTGCGCACGAGGCGACGGGCGCGCACCGGATCGCCGCGTCGCACCAGACCGCCGGTGCGTACGACGGCACCCCCGCCCACGACGGCACCGAGTACGAGAGCACCGCCCCGTACGAGAGCGCCGCCGCCCACGAGCGCACCCCCGCCCACCCGGCGCCCGGCGCCGGCCACCCCGACACCGCCCCGCACCCCTCGGGCCCGGCGGCCGGCTACACCCCCCGCCACGCCGCCCCCGCCCCCGGTCAGCGCCCCCCGCTGCCCGAGCGCTCCGGCAGCCACCTGGTGCCCGAGCTGCGCCGCGAACCAGGTGTCCCCGGCGCCGCACCCGGCTCCCCCGCCGGCTACGCCCTCACTGGCGGGGGTACCCCCACTCCCGCACGCCCCGCCGCCCCCCTGAACACCGGCCTCATGGCCAGCTTCACCGCCGGCTCCCGCGCCGCCGAGGACGGCGACCAGCGCGCCGTCGACGAGTATCCCGGCCCCGCCCCCACGCCTCAGCAGCACCGATCCACGGAAGGCCCGTCTTCGTGA
- a CDS encoding helix-turn-helix domain-containing protein, producing MTDRELHFLEHLVAHSGTPAARRLHCRIVLACAAGESNGEVAARFGITAATVCRWRNRFARERLAAVRAAGGGQGAAGQGAGAGREPGESAATGAGGRSQTGARAKPGSKATSKSRPASPIASTPAPGAGSGSGATSRGRSGAGRRPVPGEYVRVNVRLAALMRESGLTPTSLAGQVRELGRRRGLELRCTHTYVKRWLRGSFGPSVPPELIAAVFSRRLGRDITPGDIAAPAGRRRLLPDDLGLSGPSTPHGAVRTAARLWDSDPRYALPPVSAAALRDSVRRWRGATPPAPPQRAVGSYRVGPHDIAKIHALTEHLAMLDNRYGGGAARSIAMTHLRTDVLPMLEGSYTGAVGRNLFRAASLVTHHTAHLLYDTGRHGAARRYLRLALDMAYHGHDRAFAAKILGTLAHQAVHLGDYREAVDLSEAGLAEPGLSPAGRAVLHAMAARAYARLRDSRASAISLSHAESSLSAGSPAQEPVWLRYFSGAELHDEIAHCLVDLRQARAARPHAEHGIAARGDRYARSIAFTRIVLATAWLQQREVEHACQVATGALRATEDIQSERVRGYLAGFRDRLRPFRNVPAAREFSYKAARRLR from the coding sequence TTGACGGACCGAGAACTCCACTTCCTCGAACACCTGGTCGCACACAGCGGCACCCCGGCGGCGAGACGGCTCCACTGCCGGATCGTGCTCGCGTGCGCGGCGGGGGAGTCGAACGGGGAAGTGGCGGCCCGGTTCGGGATCACCGCGGCGACGGTGTGCCGGTGGCGCAACCGGTTCGCCCGGGAGCGGCTGGCGGCGGTGCGGGCTGCCGGCGGCGGGCAGGGCGCGGCCGGGCAGGGCGCGGGCGCGGGGCGGGAGCCGGGGGAGTCGGCGGCGACCGGAGCAGGGGGCAGGTCACAGACCGGGGCGAGGGCGAAGCCGGGGTCGAAGGCGACGTCGAAGTCCAGACCCGCGTCCCCGATCGCGTCCACGCCCGCGCCCGGGGCCGGGTCCGGGTCCGGGGCCACGTCCCGGGGCAGGTCCGGGGCCGGGCGCAGACCCGTTCCCGGCGAGTACGTGCGTGTCAACGTCCGGTTGGCCGCGCTCATGCGGGAGTCGGGGCTCACCCCGACCTCCCTCGCCGGCCAGGTACGGGAGCTGGGCCGGCGCCGCGGTCTCGAACTGCGCTGCACGCACACGTACGTCAAGCGCTGGCTGCGCGGCAGCTTCGGCCCCTCCGTCCCGCCCGAGCTGATCGCCGCCGTGTTCTCCCGCAGGCTCGGCCGGGACATCACCCCGGGCGACATCGCCGCCCCTGCCGGCCGCCGCCGGCTCCTCCCGGACGACCTCGGCCTCAGCGGCCCGTCGACGCCCCACGGCGCCGTCCGCACCGCCGCCCGGCTCTGGGACTCCGACCCGCGCTACGCCCTCCCGCCGGTGTCCGCCGCCGCCCTGCGCGACTCCGTCCGCCGGTGGCGCGGCGCCACACCCCCCGCGCCGCCGCAGCGCGCCGTGGGCTCGTACCGCGTCGGACCGCACGACATCGCGAAGATCCACGCGCTGACCGAGCACCTCGCGATGCTCGACAACCGCTACGGCGGCGGCGCCGCCCGGTCGATCGCGATGACCCACCTGCGCACCGACGTGCTGCCGATGCTCGAAGGCAGCTACACGGGCGCGGTCGGCCGCAACCTGTTCCGCGCCGCGTCCCTCGTCACCCACCACACCGCCCACCTGCTGTACGACACCGGCCGGCACGGCGCGGCCAGGCGCTATCTGCGGCTCGCCCTCGACATGGCGTACCACGGCCACGACCGCGCGTTCGCCGCCAAGATCCTCGGCACCCTCGCCCACCAGGCGGTCCACCTCGGCGACTACCGCGAGGCCGTCGACCTCTCCGAGGCCGGCCTCGCCGAGCCCGGGCTGAGCCCCGCCGGCCGGGCCGTGCTGCACGCGATGGCCGCCCGCGCATACGCGCGGCTGCGCGACTCGCGGGCGAGCGCGATCTCCCTCTCGCACGCCGAGAGTTCCCTGTCCGCCGGCAGCCCCGCCCAGGAACCGGTCTGGCTGCGCTACTTCAGCGGCGCGGAGCTGCACGACGAGATCGCGCACTGCCTCGTCGACCTGCGGCAGGCGCGCGCCGCCCGGCCGCACGCGGAGCACGGGATCGCGGCGCGCGGTGACCGGTACGCGCGCAGCATCGCGTTCACGCGCATCGTGCTGGCCACCGCGTGGCTCCAGCAGCGGGAGGTCGAGCACGCCTGCCAGGTCGCGACGGGCGCGCTGCGGGCGACGGAGGACATCCAGTCCGAGCGGGTGCGCGGCTATCTCGCCGGGTTCCGGGACCGGCTGCGGCCGTTCCGGAACGTGCCGGCGGCGCGGGAGTTCTCGTACAAGGCGGCGCGGCGGCTGCGGTGA